In Pyrodictium occultum, the genomic window CAGTGCGCCGCGGAGGTAGAGGCAGAGCCTCCTCGCCTGCCCCCTCGCCAGGCTGACGGGGGGCTCCACGCGGGGGAGCCTCTCCAGCATAGCCGCTATCTTCTCCGCCGCCAGGTCCCTGTAGACGCTGTGGCTGGAGAGGAGGAGCTTCAGCCGGAGCTCCCCAGCAGCCTCCAGTACAAGCCTCTCCCCCAGGCCCGTGAGAGGCTTCGCCACAGCGATGTTCTTCTCCCCCGTGAACCTGTTGTACCGGGGGCTCACGTAGAACGGCGTGTAGCCCGCCCGGAGCCAGAAGCCCAGCACGTCGTGGCGCGCGAACACAGCCCCCACAAGGTCCGCCCCCAGGCCCCGGGCCCACTCCTCGACACGGCGGAGCAGCGTGGAGCCGAGCCCCCGGCGCTGGAGACTGGGGTGGACGGCTATCCTCACAACCCTCACGGCCCGGGCCTCGGCGGCCCCCTCTGCGTGGAGCCGGAGCAGGCTATGGAGCAGCCTCCCGCCGCCCCCGGCCCCCGGCTCCTCGGTGGCGGTGTCGGCCACGGCCACCAGGCTGCCGCCGGCGCGGAGCATGTGGAGCGTGTGGCCGCCGGGCTCGAGGAGGACCAGTAGGTAGTCGGGCTCGGTACGGTAGTGGGCTAGCGCCAGCAGCCCGTAGGCCTTGCGGAGCAGCCCCGGGTCGCGGGAGAGCCTCCCCGCGTCGAGCCTCTCGTAGGCGACGCCGCCTAGCCTCTCGGGCGGCGGGGGCTCGCCGGGCTCGGCGCGGAGGAGGAAGGTCTCGTAGACCCACTCCTCCAGCGGGTCCCCCGGCGGGTAGCGGACCGGCTCGGCAAGCTCGACCCGCACCAGGGGCCTGGGTAGGATCTCCCCCACCATGTGGGCGAACACCATCCCGCTCCCCTCGTAGCCGTGCACCGTGGTGGCCGTCAGCGTCCTCCCGCTCCTCCAGGAGAGCCTCCTCAGCCTCGCAGCCCCCACCGCCGCAGCCTCATCTACCACGAGCATGCCCGCGGCCCGGGCCTCCCCCGGTGGATAGTAGGCCACCCGGAACCAGGGCCCCGTCACAGCCACCACGTCCCCGCCGCGCCTGCGGACACGATACCCGACCCCGAGCGCCCCGAGGCCCTCCACGAGGCCCCGGAAGAAGCTCTCGAGAGCCCACGGCTCCGGCGCGACCGCGGCAGCCTCGCCCACCGCGCCGCGCCTCACAGCCAGCGCCACCGCGAGCCCCAGGAGGAAGCTCTTCCCCCTCCCACGGTCCCCCGTCACCAGGAAGCTGCGGGCCCGGGAGCCCAGGAACAGGGAGAACTCGTCAAGCGCCCTGGCCTGGCCAGGCGTGGCGGCCAGCTCCAGCAGCCCGCGGGGAACCGGGCCCCGGGGACGATAGCCCCCGGGGCCCCGGGCCCAGCCGCCGGCGCGGCCGCGGGGAGAGCGGTGGGCGTAGACCCTTCCGGAGTCGGCGTCAGCCCAGAAGAGGACACGGGCAGCTCTCAGCCTGGACAGGAGGTACCCGCGGTAACCTCCACCCCCAACCCCCGGGTCCCACTCCTCCAGCGGGGGAGCAGCGACGACGAGCAGCCCGCCCGCCGAGACTATGCCCGAGACGCCGGCTACAAGGCTGGGGCGGAGAAGCCCATCAGTGGCGACAACTACCAGCCCGGCTCCAAGCCCGAGAGCCCGCCGGAAGCCGCCGGGCGAGAAGCACCGGCACCCACCGGGGCAGGACGGCACGAGCCTGCGGGGGGCGACAACCACGCAGCCGCCGCTGGCACCCAGGAGCTCGACAACCTCGGCAGCAACACCACCCGGGCTACGGGAGTGGAGCACAACGAGCCCCCGGTACCCCGATCCCCGCACAGCCTCGGCAAACCCCTCCAAGGCCCCCCTGACACGGGCATCCAAGACCAGCACAGCACCCCGGACAGCGATCTATGGATCTATGCCTGCTGGAGAGCCGTCCAAGGCTCATGGCAGCTCTTCGGGGCGGCGCCGGTTTTAGCCCTCCCTGATGAGGCTTTTCCGGTGGAATCCCCTGGGCCTCATGCTAATATTGATGATGCTAATATTGATGCTTCCGGGGGCTTGGAGGGCTGGGAGCAACGATTGCTCAGGAAGGGCTGACGAGTTTTGAGCCAGAGGTATAACCCGTACCTGCTGCGGCCGCTTAAGAGGCTTGACGCCGGGGAGCTGCTGGAAGTCTTGAGCAGGGCAGCGCTGAGGCCGGCTAAAGCCTCGGCCAGGGAGCTATCCAAGGAGTGAAGCTGTTGAGATCTTAAAGATCTCCTTGAACGAGGCTGGATTAGCTAGGCATGCCAGGTACGTAGCCGCTTCCTCTTACCCGCTGCTCGTCAATGACCTGAGAAGGCTTGGTCTAATAGAGGCCGGGGATCCTATGCGTGAATGGGATCCGGGGCCCCCAGCCCGGATCTCCCCCGCTACCCTACACACCTCTAGCTCCGCGCAGTCCTGGCGGCACCCGAGGAAGGCCATGGGGGAAGACAGGCCGCCAAGCCCCTCGACGGAGTCAACCTGGAGGTCTCCGTGGCGAGAGGTAAGCCCAATGTAGAAACGGGCCTCTCACGCAGCTGCCGTAACGGCGCCTCCTCGTGTACCCCTGGTCCCTCGCCCTTGCCTCATCCCCCCACGCCTTGCGCGGGCGGTGGGCTGGGGCGAGTAGGGGGTGGGAGGGGTTTGCCGGCCTTGCCGGTCCCCGCGTCCTCCCACGCCTGGGCCGTGTACGCGGCCCTGTCGGCGGGGCGGGGCCGGGGGAGCCCCCTTGCCTGGAGGGGCTCTCCTCGGCTCCCGCGTCTCTCTGGCGTCTAGCCCTGCTGTGGGGTTTATTGGCTCTCTCGTGGCGGGTTTAGGAGGCTTGGGCAGTCTAGGCAGCCTTTCTCCAGGTGCCCCCGGTGGATGCAGCATGTTGCCACTGGCTTGCCCTGGTCGTCGTAGAGCTCTATGAGTAGGTAGTCTCCCTGCTGTCTTGCCGACGCGGCTGCGGGGCGGCGGATGAGCCTCCTGGCTTCCACCGTGTAGCGTCTCCCCCTGTAACTTATGAGCAGCCTTGCTGTGTAGAGGCCTTCTCCCGCCTCCTCCGTGGAGGCCAGCTCTGCCCTGGCCTCCTGGGGCTCGGTCATAGCGCCGGGTCCCCGGGTTGTTTAGTCTAGCACTAGCATGGGTATTATATGATTCTTGTATAAGTATCGTGCTGCTGGCCCCCGGGGGCTTGAACGCATGCTTATAACCCTGGGGCGGTCCTCAGCGCTCTCAAAGTGTGTACTACTTGTCACCCGGGGGTGGCTTCTCGGCCATGGTGCTGGCTGCGCCGAGGGAAAAGGGGTTCGAGGACCGGCTGCGGAGGCTCCTGGACCTGGCTGTGAGGCGGTACAACAGGTACCGGGGCGCCGAGGCCAGGGCCAGGGTGTTGAAGGTGCGTGGCGACACGGCCTATGTGGTGTTCGAGGGGAGCTTCTGCGAGACCTGCGGGATAAACGACTGGGTGGACGACTTCCGCTACGTGCTTGAGGACCTCGGAGCGGAGGCGGAGCTGGTCGCGGTGGTGGAGCCGCCGAGCAGCGAGGAGTTCTACGACTACAGGATAGGAGTGTTCAGGGTCAGGAAGATGCCCGGGAACCTCGAGGAGCTGGAGAGGCAGGAGCGGGAGCTGGAGGAGTGGCTTGAGGCCGGGGAGCCCGGCGAGCCGGCGGGCCAGGAGGCTTGAGACGCTCTCCCCTGGCCCCTAGGCGGCCTATCTGATCCATCCTCCTGGTTTTGCGGCCCTCGACTCCCCCTCTGCAAGCCCCCGGGGGGTTCTCGGGGCCCCTGGGCCGGAGGCTTTAACTCCTCGGGGAGGCCTCCATGACCCTTGACGGAGGCTTCCAGTGTTGATACCGGTGGCCAGGCCCTTCATCGGGGAGGAGGAGCTGGAGGCTGTAGCCAGGGTCCTCCGCTCCGGGGTGCTGGCCCACGGCCCGGAGGTGGAGGAGTTCGAGCGCGAGTTCGCCGAGTACGTCGGCGTGGACTATGCTGTAGCCGTTTCCAGCGGCACCGCGGCGCTGGACCTTATACTCCGGGCGTACGGAGTCGGCCCTGGGGATGAGGTGATAACCACACCGTTCAGCTTCGTGGCCACCGCTAACGCGATCCTGCACCAGGGCGCCCGGCCGGTCTTCGCCGACATAGACCCGGCTACCTACAACCTGGACCCCGAGAGGGTTGTGGAGCTGGTCACATCGAGGACCAGGGCGATTATAGCAGTCCACCTCTACGGCCACCCGGCGGACATGAGGCCTCTCCGAGAGATAGCCGAGGACCACCACCTGGTGCTCATAGAGGACGCCGCGCAGGCCCACGGGGCCCTCTACGCTGGCAGGAGGACCGGCTCCCTCGGCGACGCGGCTGCATTCAGCTTCTATGCCACCAAGAACATGACGACCGGCGAGGGCGGCATGGTGACAACTAATGACAGGAGGGTGGCGGAGAAGGTTAGGATGCACCGCGACCACGGCCAGGCGGCCAAGTACCTCCACGTGGAGCTGGGCTACAACCTCCGGATGACGAGCATAGCGGCCGCTATAGGCAGGGTCCAGCTCCGCAAGCTCGAGTGGATGAACGAGAGGAGGAGGGAGAACGCCAGGACAATGACAGGCATACTCAGCCGCGTGGAGGGGGTGGAGCCCCCGGTAGAGATGCCCTGGGCCCGCCACGTCTACCACCAGTACGTGGTACGCGTCACCCCCGAGGCCCCCCTCGGCAGGGACGAGCTAGCAGAGGAGCTGAGGAGGAGGGGGATAGGAACGGCGGTGCACTATCCCAGGGCGATACCCGACCAGCCCCTCTACAGGAGGCTGGGCATAGACTGCCCCAGGGGCTGCCCGGAGGCCCGGAGGGCGGCCAGGGAGGTGCTAAGCCTCCCCGTCCACCCAGGGGTCACGGTCGACCAGGCCCGCTGGATAGCGGAGACCGTGGAGGAGGTGCTCCGGGAGGCCGGGGAGCGGCGTCCCCGGAGGTGGGCAGGGGGTTGAGCGGCGAGTACCCCAGGCTCCTAGCTAGGCGGGCGGAGGCGATGCTCCGGAACGCCGAGAGGCTACAGGCCGAGGGGGAGCACGACCTGGCCGTGCTGAACGCCGAGTACGCGGCCCAGCTCTACCTCAAGGCCCTTCTCTACAGGCTCACCGGGGAGGAGTGGAGGGGGCACAGCATCCGGAGCCTACTGGGCGCCCTAGCCCTCGTCCTCCGCGGGAGCGGGTTCGACGAGCTGGCGGGCATGGTGGAGGACTTCGTGCGTTCCAGCCGGAGGATCCTAGCCGAGCTGGAGGAGGCCCGCGTGCGTGCAGTCTACGGTCCCTTCGAGTACTCCCGCAGCCAGGCTGAAGCCATACTAGAGGCTGCGAGGAAGGTGGTGGGGCTGGCCCGTCGTGTCGAGGAGAGAGTCTTCCAGGAGCCGCGGGGCTAGGCCGGCCCCGCTGAGGCTGCTGGCGGGCTGGAGAAGCTACATCGAGGCGGTCCGCAGGGCCGTGGAGAAGACCGTGCCCGGGGCACGCCTCTACCTGGCTGGGGGCGCCGCGGAGGGCAGGCTCACTGTGGCCAGCGACATAGACGTGCTAGTGGTCCTCCCCCGGAGGCCCTCCTACACGGAGGCAGTGGAGCTCCGGGCGAGGATACTAGAGGAGGCGGAGAGGCAGGGGCTACCCCTCTACGCCCCCGTGGAGCTTCACATCATAGGGTCAGAGGACCTTGAGGGCTACCGGAGGAGGGGTAGAGTAGTCCCGCTCGACGGGGGCTAGGAGGCCCTGGGCATCGGGGGTGCAGGGGGCCAGGCCCCCGGGGGGAGAGGAAAACAGTAGCGTGGCCCGGCTCCTGGGCGCCCTCTCTAGCCTCTCTCCTCCCTCTGCTTGAGCTCCTCCTCCGTCTTCCTCCTCTTCACCGCGCGGTCGAAGACTACCCAGTTGCGGTACCACTCCTCGTTCTCCTCGCGGAGCATGCCCAGGATCCAGCGTGTGAGCTCCTTGGCTGCTACCTCCTTCCGGTCCTCGGCTATCAGCCTGGCTAGGACCTTGGTTGCTATCCTCCGGGCCGCCTCGAGGGTCGCGCCCGCCTTGAGGCAGGAGACAACCACCTTCTCGTATATGAAGGGCTCCCTGCTCCCGTCCCTCTTGACAACGGTCACCTCTGGGACCCATAGGCACATGGTCCGCCGCCCTCCGCCCAGTATCCGCATGATAGAGCATAGTAATACTTTTTGGCCGTGGCTAGCCCCCGGCCTCCCAGCGCCTCCTCTTCTCCTCGTACTCCTCCCTCGACGCCACTGGCCTCGCCGGAACCCCCGCCACAACGGTCTCCGGCGGCACGTCCCTGGTGACCACGCTCCCGGCGGCGACCACCGCCCGGCGGCCCACCCGGACCCCGGGGAGGATTGTCGCGTTGGCGCCGATCACCGCCTCGTCCTCAACCACCGCGCCGGCGAGCCTCCTCGAGGGAGGGTACCGGTCGTTGGTGAACACGGCTCTGGGGCCGATGAACACCCTGTCCCCTATAACCGTGCCCGGGGGGATGTAGACCCCTGTCTCTATCCTCACCCCCCGGCCTATCCTGGCCCTCCCATCCACAACCACCCCGGTCCCTATGACCGTCCCCTCGCCCACGATGGTGTCCTCCCTCACCACCACGTTGTGGCCCGTCTCCACCCCGTCGCCGAGCACGGCCCGCTCATACACCACGCTGCCCCGGCGGATGACGCAGCCCCTCCCAATCCTGGCCCCGCTGCTGGCTGCGTCGAGCTCGCCCCACCCTACCGAGCCGCTCCTGCCGAGGAGGCCCCGGAGCCCCCGCCGGACGGGGTACCCGATCACCACGCCGCCGTCGACCAGGCTCCCCTCGCCAACAGTGCTCGGGCCTAGCACCACCGCGCCGGGCCCAAGCCTCCCGAGCACCCGGGCCCTAGGCGAGACATAGCCCTCCAAACGGCGCCCCAGCCGCCTCGGCGATGCCCAGAGGATTATTACGATGAGGAGACGGCCAGCCCTCCGGGCTAGGAGGGCCTCGGGTGACTCTGTGCTCGGTAGGGAGGAGGGAGGATCCTTAGAGCCCTCGAGGGGCAGGGAGCCCCGCTACGCCCTAATGGGGCTGCTAGGCTACAAGGAGATCCTGGACAAGATAACGAGGCTCGAGAAGAGGCTTGCAGAGCTATACGAGATGCGGCAGAAGCTTGAGGAGAGGCTTGCGAGGCTGGAGGAGCGCTTCCTGGAGCTCGGGGAGAGGCAGGAGGGGCTCGAGAGGGAGATGGCCGAGACGCGCAGCGTGCCGGCAGCCATAGCGCATAGGCCCGGCGTGATAAGCGAGGAGTCATTCGGGGAGGCGATGAGGCATGTCATGGAGGGGCTCCCGGCGCGGCGAGAGTGTCCAGGTGGAGGCCTCGACAGCGAGGGCCTAGTCTACGGCCGCCTGGCGGTGGTTGAGGCTGAAGTGGTGGTCAGGGATGGGGCACATACTGGTGGAGGTCAAGCCCTGGGTGAGTGGGAGCGACGTAGCGGAGATCTACTGGTGACGCTGGGCGGGCCTGGTGGATCCGGAGGCCAGGGAGCCCGCCGGAAGGCTGGGCGTGGAGATCAAGCCTGCAGCCGGGAGCGGTGGGAGCCCCTGCATTATAACCACGGTGGACGACAGGCCCCGTCTACGGCCCCAGGCACTGCCTGGCGGGCACGCGGGGAGGATCGGGGGAAGATGGTTGGTGCGGCGGCCGGGATTTGAACCCGGGATCACCGGCTTGGGGGGCCGGCGTCCTAGTCCAGGCTAGACGACCGCCGCTCCCGTCTAGGCCCGCATGGGCCTGTGCCCGGCCGCTCCGTTAGGATGGCCCCATACCCTGGTCCCGGGGTTTATAGGGTTTCCCGGCTCTCTCGGGGCCCCGGGAGGGGCGTGGCTCGGGCCTTGAGCGTTGAGAGGGTTCGTGCCTTCATAGCGGTTGATATCGAGGAGCCGGGGGTTGTCGCCAGGCTTGTCCAGATACGAGAC contains:
- a CDS encoding DegT/DnrJ/EryC1/StrS family aminotransferase; its protein translation is MIPVARPFIGEEELEAVARVLRSGVLAHGPEVEEFEREFAEYVGVDYAVAVSSGTAALDLILRAYGVGPGDEVITTPFSFVATANAILHQGARPVFADIDPATYNLDPERVVELVTSRTRAIIAVHLYGHPADMRPLREIAEDHHLVLIEDAAQAHGALYAGRRTGSLGDAAAFSFYATKNMTTGEGGMVTTNDRRVAEKVRMHRDHGQAAKYLHVELGYNLRMTSIAAAIGRVQLRKLEWMNERRRENARTMTGILSRVEGVEPPVEMPWARHVYHQYVVRVTPEAPLGRDELAEELRRRGIGTAVHYPRAIPDQPLYRRLGIDCPRGCPEARRAAREVLSLPVHPGVTVDQARWIAETVEEVLREAGERRPRRWAGG
- a CDS encoding DapH/DapD/GlmU-related protein, which codes for MEGYVSPRARVLGRLGPGAVVLGPSTVGEGSLVDGGVVIGYPVRRGLRGLLGRSGSVGWGELDAASSGARIGRGCVIRRGSVVYERAVLGDGVETGHNVVVREDTIVGEGTVIGTGVVVDGRARIGRGVRIETGVYIPPGTVIGDRVFIGPRAVFTNDRYPPSRRLAGAVVEDEAVIGANATILPGVRVGRRAVVAAGSVVTRDVPPETVVAGVPARPVASREEYEEKRRRWEAGG
- a CDS encoding ATP cone domain-containing protein yields the protein MCLWVPEVTVVKRDGSREPFIYEKVVVSCLKAGATLEAARRIATKVLARLIAEDRKEVAAKELTRWILGMLREENEEWYRNWVVFDRAVKRRKTEEELKQREERG
- a CDS encoding GNAT family N-acetyltransferase, producing the protein MDARVRGALEGFAEAVRGSGYRGLVVLHSRSPGGVAAEVVELLGASGGCVVVAPRRLVPSCPGGCRCFSPGGFRRALGLGAGLVVVATDGLLRPSLVAGVSGIVSAGGLLVVAAPPLEEWDPGVGGGGYRGYLLSRLRAARVLFWADADSGRVYAHRSPRGRAGGWARGPGGYRPRGPVPRGLLELAATPGQARALDEFSLFLGSRARSFLVTGDRGRGKSFLLGLAVALAVRRGAVGEAAAVAPEPWALESFFRGLVEGLGALGVGYRVRRRGGDVVAVTGPWFRVAYYPPGEARAAGMLVVDEAAAVGAARLRRLSWRSGRTLTATTVHGYEGSGMVFAHMVGEILPRPLVRVELAEPVRYPPGDPLEEWVYETFLLRAEPGEPPPPERLGGVAYERLDAGRLSRDPGLLRKAYGLLALAHYRTEPDYLLVLLEPGGHTLHMLRAGGSLVAVADTATEEPGAGGGGRLLHSLLRLHAEGAAEARAVRVVRIAVHPSLQRRGLGSTLLRRVEEWARGLGADLVGAVFARHDVLGFWLRAGYTPFYVSPRYNRFTGEKNIAVAKPLTGLGERLVLEAAGELRLKLLLSSHSVYRDLAAEKIAAMLERLPRVEPPVSLARGQARRLCLYLRGALEAEQAMDALYLAAVIALSRPRGVERLRGSLLVLAVARLLQGKPPDEAAEAAGLGLEELPAALREAAGLLAGEAGLDCGGTQPRDGGGKGWRGGGL
- a CDS encoding nucleotidyltransferase domain-containing protein, which translates into the protein MSRRESSRSRGARPAPLRLLAGWRSYIEAVRRAVEKTVPGARLYLAGGAAEGRLTVASDIDVLVVLPRRPSYTEAVELRARILEEAERQGLPLYAPVELHIIGSEDLEGYRRRGRVVPLDGG
- a CDS encoding DUF3782 domain-containing protein — protein: MLGREEGGSLEPSRGREPRYALMGLLGYKEILDKITRLEKRLAELYEMRQKLEERLARLEERFLELGERQEGLEREMAETRSVPAAIAHRPGVISEESFGEAMRHVMEGLPARRECPGGGLDSEGLVYGRLAVVEAEVVVRDGAHTGGGQALGEWERRSGDLLVTLGGPGGSGGQGARRKAGRGDQACSRERWEPLHYNHGGRQAPSTAPGTAWRARGEDRGKMVGAAAGI
- a CDS encoding HEPN domain-containing protein; amino-acid sequence: MSGEYPRLLARRAEAMLRNAERLQAEGEHDLAVLNAEYAAQLYLKALLYRLTGEEWRGHSIRSLLGALALVLRGSGFDELAGMVEDFVRSSRRILAELEEARVRAVYGPFEYSRSQAEAILEAARKVVGLARRVEERVFQEPRG